A genomic region of Sander vitreus isolate 19-12246 chromosome 11, sanVit1, whole genome shotgun sequence contains the following coding sequences:
- the slc15a1a gene encoding solute carrier family 15 member 1 has product MTDNEDPKKEKKSKGTSKVVCGYPLSIFFIIVNEFCERFSYYGMRAVLVLYFKYFFHWEDDMATSTYHIFVALCYLTPILGAIVADSWLGKFKTIIYLSIVYAIGQVALAVSAVHDITDRDRNGIPDNMTFHIVLAMVGLFLIALGTGGIKPCVAAFGGDQFGDHQERQRRTFFSVFYLCINGGSLLSTIITPILRAQECGIYSKQKCYSLAFGVPAALMVVALVVFIIGSGMYYKAEPQGNIMLDVCKCIGFAIKNRFKHRSKQFPKRQHWMDWSEEKYDKLLIAQIKMVLKVLFLYIPLPMFWTLFDQKGSRWTLQATNMNGNFGLLVIQPDQMQTVNPILILTLVPIMESVIYPLIKKCGLNFTPLRRMTVGMIMAAIAFVCAALVQLQIDKTLPTFPSASQSQLKLLNMGSNPVTVKLSDNDPLVLPATQASDQFFTFEAEMVTVLIGNITKTIPLAKGRRQTLLIPSNINDINWLLTDDLTSKPQEGNNAIRFINGMNTTVNVSTPAADFGLIGSLYYSNYSQIKNGKATFTLHSGSQSCEYSRDFGFGSSYTFLIPRTLDFEGNCQESITAAEDIKPNSVHMALQIPQYFFITAGEVMFSVTGLEFSYSQAPSNMKSVLQAGWLLTNAIGNFIVLIVAELAKIPKQWAEYVLFASLLFAVCIIFSIMAYFYTYINPAEIEAQFKKKFDEDDDDKSQLQMEEVEMVKKDSIKSHKDEDDTAKQTKM; this is encoded by the exons ATGACAG ATAACGAGGACCccaagaaagagaagaaaagcaaAGGGACG AGCAAAGTGGTGTGTGGTTACCCCCTCAGCATCTTCTTCATTATTGTGAATGAGTTCTGCGAGAGGTTCTCCTACTATGGCATGCGAG CTGTCCTGGTGCTGTACTTCAAGTACTTCTTTCACTGGGAAGATGACATGGCCACCTCCACCTACCACATCTTTGTGGCTCTCTGCTACCTGACCCCTATCCTCGGGGCCATTGTGGCTGACTCCTGGCTGGGAAAGTTTAA GACTATCATCTACTTGTCCATTGTCTATGCGATCGGCCAGGTTGCGTTGGCAGTCAGCGCAGTCCATGACATCACTGACAGAGACCGAAATGGGATACCAGACAACATGACCTTTCATAT CGTGTTGGCCATGGTGGGACTCTTCCTCATCGCTCTGGGCACAGGCGGCATCAAACCTTGTGTTGCTGCCTTTGGTGGAGACCAATTCGGTGACCATCAG GAAAGGCAAAGGAGAACTTTCTTCTCTGTATTCTACCTGTGCATTAATGGTGGAAGTCTCCTGTCAACCATTATCACTCCAATCCTGAGAG CTCAGGAGTGTGGCATCTACAGTAAGCAGAAGTGTTATTCTCTGGCCTTCGGTGTCCCTGCAGCACTAATGGTGGTTGCGCTTG TGGTGTTTATCATCGGAAGTGGTATGTACTACAAAGCTGAACCACAGGGAAACATCATGCTGGATGTGTGTAAATGCATCGGG TTTGCCATTAAAAACCGCTTCAAACACAGAAGCAAGCAATTCCCAAAGAGGCAGCACTGGATGGACTGGTCAGAAGAAAAATATGAT AAACTCCTCATTGCTCAAATCAAAATGGTGCTGAAGGTCCTCTTTTTATACATCCCACTCCCAATGTTCTGGACCCTGTTTGACCAAAAG GGTTCTAGATGGACCCTGCAAGCCACAAACATGAATGGAAACTTT GGGCTCCTTGTTATACAGCCTGATCAGATGCAG ACTGTCAACCCCATCCTGATCCTGACTCTGGTGCCTATCATGGAGAGCGTAATCTACCCCCTGATCAAAAAATGTGGCCTGAACTTTAC ACCTCTGAGAAGAATGACAGTGGGGATGATTATGGCAGCTATAGCTTTTGTCTGCGCTGCTTTGGTTCAGCTTCAAATTGAT AAAACATTACCCACCTTCCCATCAGCCTCCCAGAGTCAGTTGAAATTACTAAACATGGGCAGCAATCCAGTGACAGTTAAGCTTTCTGACAACGATCCTCTAGTGCTTCCTGCAACTCAG GCCAGTGATCAATTCTTCACATTTGAAGCAGAAATGGTCACCGTTTTAATAGGCAACATAACGAAAACTATTCCCTTGGCCAAAGGACGGCGACAAACACTTCTGATTCCCTCAAACATCAATGACATTAACTGGTTGTTG ACTGATGATTTAACCTCCAAGCCACAAGAAGGCAACAATGCAATTCG ATTTATAAATGGAATGAATACAACAGTGAATGTGTCAACTCCAGCAGCTGACTTTGGACTAATCGGGTCATTGTATTATTCCAACTACTCCCAGATAAAAAATGGAAA GGCCACCTTCACCTTACATAGTGGTTCACAGTCATGTGAATACAGCAGGGACTTTGGATTTGGAAGTTCATATACCTTCCTTATCCCCAGGACTTTAGATTTTGAAGGCAAT TGTCAGGAGTCTATTACTGCAGCAGAAGACATCAAGCCTAACTCAGTTCACATGGCTCTCCAGATCCCACAGTACTTCTTCATCACTGCTGGTGAAGTGATGTTTTCTGTCACTGGTCTGGAGTTCTCCTACTCACAG GCACCTAGTAACATGAAATCAGTGCTACAAGCAGGCTGGTTGTTAACCAATGCTATTGGCAACTTCATTGTACTAATTGTGGCTGAGCTTGCAAAGATTCCCAAACAG TGGGCAGAGTACGTCCTATTTGCCTCTCTCTTGTTTGCAGTGTGTATCATCTTCTCCATTATGGCATATTTCTACACCTACATCAACCCTGCAGAAATTGAGGCCCAGTTCAAGAAGAAGtttgatgaagatgatgatgataaaagcCAGCTACAGATGGAAGAGGTCGAGATGGTCAAGAAAGACTCAATTAAAAGTCATAAAGATGAAGATGATACAGCCAAACAGACCAAAATGTGA